AAAATGCCGCCTGTGGCTGCCCAGGTCATGGAGAACTCCAGCTCCTTTGGCACAGGCACGCCGTCTTCGGCGCCTGGCTCACGCTCATGGCCTGTCACCACGGGCTGGCCTTTCCGTATACGGGTTTTATCCGAGGCGCACTCGGTCATGCCTACAGGCTCAAGAATTTCTTGCGTCACGAAATCCGACCAGCTCATGCCGCTGACACGGGCCACCACTTCGCCAGCGACGATATACAGCAGATTGTCATAGGCATACTCGGACCGAAACTCAGTACTCGGCCTCAGATGGGGGAGGGCGGCAATCACCTCTTCGACATTTGCCTGACCATCCGGCCAGATCAGCAAGTCCCCAGCCCCAAGCGGCAGGCCTGAACGATGAGTAAGCGCGTCACGCAAGGTGAAATGCTCCGTGACCCACGGATCGGACATTTCAAATTCGGGAATATAGGTCTTGAGCGGTGCATCCCAGTCGACCTGCCCGCGATCCACCAAAATCGCCAGCGCGGTCGTCGTGAACGCCTTGCTGATCGACGCGATGGGGAAAAGCGTATCTTCCGTCACCGGAGTTTTGCGGCCTTGGCGCATCACGCCATAGGCACCGGTATAAACAGTTTCTCCGTCGACCATGACCGCCGCGGTCATGCCCGTCGCGTCATAGGCGTCGATAGCCGCCTTCGCAGTCGCGTCGAAATCGGGCAGCGCCTGCGCGAACGCCGCAGCGCCGGGGAGGGTCAGGCAGGAGGCGAGGCAGAGGGCGGAAAGACGGGTGGCGGACGGCATGTGATTATCCTCGGCAGATCGGCGCAGTGATATCTTTAACCTGCACCGAATTGCCGAGCGTGCCTATCCTCTCGCGAGGTCAGCAGTACTTGTCGTGAGAATGGTCAGAAAAGCCGCTCGTCATCATCGACGATCTCGTCGAGCAAGCGAAGCAGGAGCACGCCGCCGCCGAGCATGATGAGCGAGTTGCTGATGGAACCGCTGAGATTTCGCGGCAGCAGGAATTTCGCAATGCTGTCTCGGGCCTGGCGCATGTGCCGCGACTTTCCCTTATCCAGATTGATCTGCTCTGGCAGTTTGGGCAGATCCAGCGCCGCGGGCTTCCACTGGCGGAGGGCGATGCCCGCCGCAAACAACATCGCCGAGGCAAACAGCGGTGCATTATAGGCTGGCGGCTGCTTCGCAACCTTCTGGCCACGGCGAGGGCGAACGACCTGACGGCCCTTTTGGGTCAGCGGGGCCAGTCCGCGATAGGCTCGCGACAGGGTCGGCAGAATATTATTTTGTCCCACGAATCCGTTCTCCTCAATGCTCTCAGCAAAACGGACGGCATCCCGGAAAGTTCCATGCCGCACCCAGAGCATAAAAAGTGTTCGCTTTTTGTTCTTTTTTGGTTTACGCCGTTCTCATGAAAAACACAGCCTCAGCATCCCACCCCGCCAGTGCCGCGATCGTGGTCCCCGAAAGCCAGCTGTGGCAGGCTTTCAAGGCCTGGAAGAAAGATGGAGTGGTGTTTCACCGCTACGCTTCCTTGGGTCCTTATACGGTCGATTTCCTTTGTCCCGAGCATCGGCTGATCGTCGAGGTCGACGCTGTGCCACTATGCTCGACAGAGGGGAGGGCGTCTGATCTGGCCCGTACAGGAGCGCTGGAAGCGAAAGGGTATCGCATCGTGCGGTTCTGGGACGATCACGTCGAAACCCATCTTGACGGCGTGCTGCGGATCGTCGCGACCGCCTTGGGGCAAATGCCCGCAGGCAAGGCGACAAAGCCGCTGAAGCGTTCAGTCACCCGGCGTCGGGGACGGGTTGTGCGGACCGTGATGACCCATTGATGGGTGCAGTCTTCCTTTGGCCTTGTTTTTCTCGATCAATGTCATCACCTTATTGACAGTCGATAAGTGCAAGAGCGGATGCGACGATGTCCAAGTCCATGACTATTCAGACCAAGGGCCTGACCCGACGCTTTGGGTCCGCGACGGTGGTCGACGGCCTGGACCTCGCTGTGCCCGAGGGCAGCGTTTTTGGCTTTCTGGGCCCGAATGGCTCGGGCAAGACCACAACGCTGCGAATGCTGCTGGGGCTGATCAAACCCCACCGAGGCGTCGTGGAACTCAATGGCGCCAATCTGCGCCGCAACCGCCGTCAGGCCCTGACGGGCGTCGGCGCAATCATCGAACAGCCTGCACTTTATCCCTCGTTGACTGGGCGCGATGCCCTGAAGATGACCTGCATCCTGCTGGGGCATGATCAGTCGCGGATTGACCCCATTCTCGACGTGGTCGGTCTGAAAGACGCTGCGCACAAACGATCGAAGAATTATTCATTGGGTATGCGCCAACGGCTGGCGCTGGCACAGGCCCTGATCGGTGATCCCACGCTGCTCATCCTCGACGAACCGACCAACGGTCTTGATCCCTCTGGCATCGCCGAAATGCGAGCCCTGATCAAAAGCCTGCCCGCCCGGTTCGGTACAACCGTCCTGTTGTCGAGCCATTTGCTGAGCGAAGTCGAGCAGGTGGCTAACCATTGTGCGCTGATCAAATCGGGCAAGCTGGTCTTCCAGGGGCCGATCGCCCAGCTGAAGGCAGATGCGGGCGCGACCCTTGTCATTGGCGCCGACAAACCCGGCCGCGTCGTCCAGCTACTCGGCGATCGCGGCCTCAAGGGGTACCAGGAAGGGCAACGCGTGATGGCAGTTTGCGATTGGGACGAAATGCAGCTGGCGGCCTTCTTGCGCACGCTGGTCGAAGACGGCCTCAACGTGACGCATTACGAATTGCGCGCCGCGCAGCTGGAAAATCTGTTCCTGCAACTCACCGGCACGGGAGGCACGGCATGATCCAGCTGTTCCGCGCCGAGTTGATGAAGATCCGCCGATCCCTGATCTGGCTGGTGGTGTTCGCCGTTCCTCTATTCGTCGCGATCATTTTCCTTCTGGGCATCAGCTATTCTGACGAGCCGCTGACCTGGCAGATGCTCAGCCTTGGCGCGGCAGGGGTGTGGTCGATCTTTCTCCTCCCCATGGCCGCGACAATCGTGACCGCGCTGTTGGGACAGGTGGAACATCGTCACAATACGTGGTCCCTGGCCCTGACGCTGCCGCACCCGAAATGGCAGGTGTTCGTGGTGAAAGAGATTGTGGCGGTCCTGCTGATCGCCGTGATGGGCCTTGTGCTCTACGGCCTTGTCCTGCTGTCGGGTGTCCTTGGGGGTGTTTTCAATCCCGACGCTGCGCCCATGGGATCATTGCCTTACGCCTATCTTGGCAAATTCATGTACCGGATCGGCGTGGCCGCGCTGATGCTCATCGCCGT
This genomic stretch from Parvularcula sp. LCG005 harbors:
- a CDS encoding ABC transporter permease, giving the protein MIQLFRAELMKIRRSLIWLVVFAVPLFVAIIFLLGISYSDEPLTWQMLSLGAAGVWSIFLLPMAATIVTALLGQVEHRHNTWSLALTLPHPKWQVFVVKEIVAVLLIAVMGLVLYGLVLLSGVLGGVFNPDAAPMGSLPYAYLGKFMYRIGVAALMLIAVQFYVAMRFGGMALPLIVGVGGTLFSIVTMATSLFGLGFDIAKYLPWVLPMQIMEQHVDATRTAMLIGGGGGIIVFAIIALGLAGKDWK
- a CDS encoding endonuclease domain-containing protein gives rise to the protein MKNTASASHPASAAIVVPESQLWQAFKAWKKDGVVFHRYASLGPYTVDFLCPEHRLIVEVDAVPLCSTEGRASDLARTGALEAKGYRIVRFWDDHVETHLDGVLRIVATALGQMPAGKATKPLKRSVTRRRGRVVRTVMTH
- a CDS encoding serine hydrolase yields the protein MPSATRLSALCLASCLTLPGAAAFAQALPDFDATAKAAIDAYDATGMTAAVMVDGETVYTGAYGVMRQGRKTPVTEDTLFPIASISKAFTTTALAILVDRGQVDWDAPLKTYIPEFEMSDPWVTEHFTLRDALTHRSGLPLGAGDLLIWPDGQANVEEVIAALPHLRPSTEFRSEYAYDNLLYIVAGEVVARVSGMSWSDFVTQEILEPVGMTECASDKTRIRKGQPVVTGHEREPGAEDGVPVPKELEFSMTWAATGGIFCTAPGMMKWAKFWLDDGVTADGTRLISEEQFKEVWTGVTPTGVGGALAKRGASHLSLYALGWSVMDFEGKLAVTHSGGAPGVVSRLILIPEEDIAIFASANDYRATASTFAWQVADDLINGRDEDSIAASKISFAESLVKARAQLDGAISPPADAQAPSLPLNAYTGVYSDPWYGEVEIRRQGKGLYIDMGQSNLLDGPLTPYNGDQFVAFWPNRSLKADAFVNFIVEDGEVSGLTMKAVSDITDFSYDFHDLDLEKVSD
- a CDS encoding ABC transporter ATP-binding protein; the encoded protein is MSKSMTIQTKGLTRRFGSATVVDGLDLAVPEGSVFGFLGPNGSGKTTTLRMLLGLIKPHRGVVELNGANLRRNRRQALTGVGAIIEQPALYPSLTGRDALKMTCILLGHDQSRIDPILDVVGLKDAAHKRSKNYSLGMRQRLALAQALIGDPTLLILDEPTNGLDPSGIAEMRALIKSLPARFGTTVLLSSHLLSEVEQVANHCALIKSGKLVFQGPIAQLKADAGATLVIGADKPGRVVQLLGDRGLKGYQEGQRVMAVCDWDEMQLAAFLRTLVEDGLNVTHYELRAAQLENLFLQLTGTGGTA